The Panicum virgatum strain AP13 chromosome 3N, P.virgatum_v5, whole genome shotgun sequence genome includes the window AACTTAAAACAAGTTCTGATTTTACATGTACTGTCAAGGTCTATGACAACCTCTGTAGAATCAATGAATGATGAAAGATGCTGGAATCCACTGTGCACTCTAAAACTAATTTTTCTGATGACATTTCGGCTATGGAAATATGGAATGCATTAGCATACATACCATACCATGAGAGTGTAACATATTGATTCAGGGAGCTATACAGCATCCGGAACTATTGTCTACTGTTAGAGCGAATCAACAAATCTACTGGTTAGAGGTTTAAGCACCACTACCTGGACCCTCACAATTCGCGCCGGCTGTTCGTCAGAATGCCCTAGGGTTTACACCACCTATCAGTACGGCAGCCAACCCAACCATCCCCACGAGTCCCGACCACGGAACCAACATAGCGGTAGGATTCCGAAGCCCAACCCGGAACCAAACCGAAGACACGGATCAAGATAGAGAGTCGGAGCGGAACCTGACGAGGGAGGGGTCGATGCGTCGCTGCTGCTTCTCCTTTGTCTCGCGGAGCTTCGCGCGGAAGATGGCCTTCCTCTGATCCATGCAGGGCAAGGCCGTCCTCTGGAACAGGAAGGATTTCGCCCTCGCCCGCGGCGGGATACGGCAGCTGGTGGCGCGGTTCTGGAGAAACGGGAGCTGTCGGGGGGACTCGGGGAGAAACGGGAAGGGAGGAAGGAACAGGACGGAGACGGCGTCTGCTCGACCCGGTGGTTGTTGGGCTGAATCAGCCAGCAGGGCCTTGTTGCGCGCGCGTTGGTTTGGGAGGCCTGTGATTTTGGCGGATTCTTCGGCCCAGTACACACAAGCTCTCTCTCCAAGTCGAAGTGACGCGTGATGCGTGCGTTTGGAAAAGCATgtctgggtgtgtttagttccccgtttagaaattttgaaaataatttttttcacatttgaaatattaaatataaattaatcataaaactaattacagaactcgtctgtaaactacgagacgaatctaatgaacctaattaattcgtcattagcatatgtttactgtagTTTTATTGtagcagtttagtgtccaatcacgccctaattaggttcatcagattcgtctcgcgatttacagtctatttgtgtaatttgattttttttcaattacatttaatacaccatgcatgcgatttacaaaaaaaattgaaattttgaagtTTGGATTTAAACAAAGCCTCTGTTTTGCTGAGGTGCAGCTGTGGGAGAAAGGTGGTATGAAAAGCTGAAAACCGTTTAGTTGAAACAAGTATAAATTATATCTTCTATCTTTATCCTTTAAAACAACTTTAAAAGAGTTCTTTATTCCATACATTTTGAAAAGCAGAAAGCCAAAAGCCAAAAGCAAGGTCCAAGATGCTTGCAAAAATGTAATATAAAAAGCAATCTCTAAAAGGAACTCATTTTAGTTGGAGTTTTGGCTTTTGGGACGAAAAGCAGCCCCGGCTGCACCTTCTCTGTCTCCTTTACGTGTCTCCATACACGTGAAGGCCACCCGTTCATCTCCCCTCCAGAAGCTGGGCCTACTAATTTTCTATCCATATCTCACTCCACCAGCAAATCGGAGTCGCCACACCGTGTGTTAACTGCTCGAGATTCTATCCTTTCTTCCTGCTAAACGCTTGTCGCCCAAATGAAAAAGCGCTCGTCAGCTCACTTCTGCACAAATCGAAGAGCTCGATTTAACTGTGCGAAACCTTACACTCCGCAGCAACAGGATTGATTTGGGCAGCAGCAAGGTAACTCTCGGTGGCGAGTAGCTGAATTGTATAGGTGGAATTTCAATTCCAGTGGATTTCGATTTGGGTGGCCACAACCTTGATTTTGGCTGCGAGATTTCGTTCGGGTGGTCATAACCTCAATGCATGATGCATGATCTGGATTTGAGCAGTGAGGAGTTCGATTTTCTATGTTCCTCATTGGTTGTGTCGAGTCAAGGTCCACATGATGGAACATCGAGATAGGATGCGTAGATAGATGCATGAGCTTGGTGACAACATGAAGACGACAGTGTATTCTTCAAGATCCTCTCATAGCAAGAGATTTTTGTTCCATGCCAAATTTAGACTCGTTAGTTGTCTTGTGCTTTTcccctttttcaaaaatatgcacTTCCAATCGATTGTGTGATCATAAGAAGAAATaaaattggattttttttttatatCTATACAATTTGCACCAAACTAGAAAAAATAGAGACCTTCACTGGAAAATTCCAGTGTGGTTGAAACCCAACTTTCTGAATAATTTAAAAGAATTGAGAATATAGTTTCTTGCTAAGGTAAATTGCtgcatactccctctgtccctaaATAAAAGTCGCTTTTGGTTTTCGTGCCACAAGTTTGACTAGATTTGTAGAAATTATGTGTAATAATTAAATctctaaataaattttataaaaaactagattcaaatatatatccaatgatatttaatttgtacaataaatattaatatatttttatatatatttgatCAAAGTTATTTCTCGGAAAGCGAAAGCGACAGTTATttagggacagagggagtacataAGATTTGATGGATAGCGTACAGACAAGACACCTGCCCTCCTGACAGGGGCAGGGCAGCCTGGAAGACGGCGCCCACCATGCAAAGGGTGTGTTCACACCAGTTTGAGAAGCATCAGAGAAGGAAGATGTAGCCTATAAATAGAAAGGCCCCAAGGCATGTAAAGGGACCGATCCTTTCGGCACCTAACTGATACACTGGTTCTGGGCTTGGACTTTCCAACTCGGGATCATCAAAGAACCAATCACCACACACACATGACATAGGGTGTTACGCCTCCGgacggcctgaacctgtctaaatccacCATCTCAACCCGCTTCCTTAGAGGAGATTCTTGAGCGGTTTATACCCATGGCCGAATCTTTAAACGGAGATTCCCAGTAATCCCTGCTAGCGGTAATCGCACACCGTCATAGGGTGTCGACGATATCTTACTGTCTTTTTTATAATTGATCATAATAACATTGTATCCTTAACCATGAAGAAACTAATAAAAGATAAATGTAATTTAATACCTGCACGAGGATAACAAAATGTTCTGTTCTTTATTGTTGTTGTATTTTTGACATTGTGTGAACTCGTTCGAATGTTGAAACCCTTTTCTCGAGCATAAGCATTGTAAAAGTCATACGCCTCTTGCTCCGTACAGAATTTCATACCAATCTTTGGTATCATGTCTTCTAGAGAATTTTCCACTTGGGTAGCGGATTCAGTTTTACTATATTCCTGGTTGGTGTGCAAAGGGTTCCATGCGCAGTAAGTTAGAAATCAAGCAAAACTTGCTGGACAGGGTAAAATTAAAACACATTTAAACAGGCGTGGTATGACTTGCAGTTCCTAACTCTATTCTTTTTGTGTGCACAGAAGGAATGTTGATGCAGAGAAATTTGGCGAGGATGTGGCAGGAGCAGCCGGCGGTATGATGAGGTTTCtcccttgtggcaggaattaCGGTGCCAAATCCATGTAGTTGGCTTCATTGGTAGACATGTAATGGTCTGGCTGAGATGCCATTACTGTTGTGTGGAAGAGCAAGATGTAAATCTGATAATTATCCTCCTGATGCCAGTTGTAATTGGCACCATTTTTCAGAACCAGGCAGCTTTTCGAAAAATACCGGAGCCGTAGGCAGGTAGGGATTTCGTTcgtcttctgctgctgctaccTCGTGACAGATGGACTTAGTTGTCGATAGAGGCACTTGAACAAGATCGTTTTACTCAGCATAAAATATTACTGATTGTTAGCAACAAGAAATGGTCAATTTTCGCCATCACATGGTAACTGTGTAAAGTGACAACGCTCACGTGATGCTACAATTTTTTTGTTACGCTGCGAAGTCAGTCCTAACGTTCATCCACACTTGTCATACACTGCACAAAAATGCTACTCAACATGAAGGCTAGGAAACTTGCCCCAAGGCCTCAGTACACGCTCAGAATTTTCAGACTAGGAAATAAACACGTCCAGCTAAACGTGCTTCGCATTTTTGGACAAAGACATATCCGAGTAAAATAGCGCCAAAACCTGAGGCAGTAGCTCGGTAATGTGGCATACTATCATCAAATTCAAGAGTAACAAGACAGTGACCAGACACGCTAGGGCTGGACAAATGCTACTGCATTTGCAGGAGCTTGAGAAACCACTAGCAAATCAACAGTTCGCTCCATCAACAGCAGTTGAATGTAGATCGGATAGAAGTTCAAAACAAAAAGGAGGCAAACGTTTTCATCTTGTACTTCTTGTCCGATGCACTAGTACGCAGGTGTGCAGGACAAACTCATCaccagccaccgccgccaccagagcCCCAGCCGCTCCCACCATCCTGTGCTGAAACGGCTTTTTTAGCGCTGCCCCACCCTGAGTCGTTAGAGCCACCAGCAGTTGCTCCCCAGCCCCCTCCACTTCCACCACCAGCACCATCAGTACCACCAACCACTGTTCCccaaccgcctccgccgctgttGTTATCACCGCCAGCTCCACCCCATCCAGCAGCATCCCCACCCCCAGAGCCTCCGCCATTACCACCAACACCCCAGGAGGAGCCACCACTGCCAATGTTATCTGTCCAGCCTCCACTgttgccaccgccaccaccgctccaGCCTCCACCATTGTCATCATTGCCAAAGTtgccacgcccacgcccacgtCCTCGTCCACGACCACCAGAATTGTTCCTTGAATCAAACCTCCCTCCTATTTTAGCAGGAAAAAACAAGAGATATAGAGTGCTCATAAATTTCTGAGGATCTACTAACATTTTTATAAATGTTGGTCGAATCAAATGCAACTGTCAAAATATATTTCAGATAAAGATGGTTATTTTCCcagataaaattttaataaaTGTTGGTCAAATCAAACGCAACTGAGGATCCACTAACATTTTAATAAATGTTGGTCAAATCAAATGTAACTGTCAGAAAATATATTTCAGATAAATATCATTATTTTCCCAGATAACATTTCAATAAATGTTGGTCAAATCAAATGCAACTGTCAGAAAATATATTTCGGATAAAGATGGTTATTTTCCCAGGCAACCAGATGAGTACCATGTTCTTCAGAAAAGGTTtctaaaaaatctaaaaaatcaGACTTGCACAACAGAAGTGGCATGGGAACTAACAATAAAAAATGTCACTGCTAGCTTTAATGGACTCCAGCAAACCATAAGAACAATAGTACCAAGTACTTGATGAGTATAAATCGTAACCTATGCGAGGCAACTTGAAGAGTAAGATGGCTAAGAAATTGATGCATATGAACTTGGTGAACATTAGTGAGCAAATAATCACTGACCTGATCTTCCAGAAAATGATCTATCCCTATCACTATTGCCATCTCCCTTCCATCCATCATTTGCACCAGCTACACCACCACCGGAACCCCAAGCTGAATTTTTCATAGGCACCATAGCAGCAACATTTCGCATGGATGGTCCGGCATCTGGTGGTGGTTTATCAATATTCTTCTGGAAATATGACACAAGGCGATCAATGTTGTCAAAGTCTCTCTTCCGGAATCTGAAGCCCTTTGGGTATAACCCAACATACTCATGATGTGGATTTGTACTCCTAATATACGACAGTATAAAGGTGCCAGGATGTTCGTGAGATATGCCAAAGCTATATACTATTCTCATAGGGTTCTCTGCCTTCTCTGCTCTTAACAACTCATCAACATCATTTTTTAACCCTTTCCTGAATTTACGGTAGGAGAGCATGCTTTTGAGGTGCCCTACCAACGGGTCCACATATCTGTCTATAACCTGTAGATTCATATAAAAAGGGGTTATTCAGCTAAACAATGAACAAACACCAATGTAACTGCAGTAAAATTGTCACAAAACATGAATGTGAACAGCTGGATCTGACATAAGTTAAATGAGGAGGCAAGCGAGTGAGAGAGGATTGTCGAGTGCACCAACCTCATCAAGGTCTTCAAAAGTTTCATTGTCAATTGTTAGTGTTTTTCCTAGGCGAAGCAAACTTGTTATATCTTTGTGATCCTTCCCACCTTCAGTTATCTCCTTGTGTGCAAAAACACCATCAGAAATTTTCAAGGTAAGAGTCAAAAATGATGGTCCCCGAGAACTTGGCCGGATGACCTTCTCACCAGGCTCTTTATCTGACAAGAACTGTTTCATTAGAAGAGAGTTCTGATTAGATACGCACAGCATACCAGAAGAGAAGAAGTACAGCGTACATAACAGATTCAGTTTAACAAGGCCACAAACCTGCATGGCTTCTTCAGCTGTCAGGTTCTGAAAGTGAGGGTGGACAATCATCCGGGGCTTGAAATGTTTCTTTGCAAGTTCCTTTTGCTTCCGAGCCTTATCCTCTACAGTCTGTGAGGTCATGTCTTGTTCATGATAGTAAGGGTCTTGATCACCTCTGGAGAATGGTCTTCTCCTCATTTCACTAGCCTTGCATGTTAGGTAAACCATGAACCTATTTTTATTAACATTCCTAATTTTGCCAGTTAACACATCACCTTCATGTAACTGCGATGATGCTGGATCAAATCCCTCGTCAGAATAGTTGTCTGCCATAACTATGGCCTTCAAACCAGAATCAAAGGTGCATATAATTTTGCTCTCTTGTATATTACGAACAGTTACTTGAACAATCCTTCCCTCAGATATGGTATCCTCAGTTTCACCAGAAAGCATCCAGAATTCTTCATCTGGGCTAGGCTCGGTATACAGGGTCCTCCAGTCAGAGAAACCACACAGCAGTTCCTTCCTTATGTCCTCCAGTGTTTCCTTTTTACGAAATTCCTCTGGAATACTCTTTATATATTCGTCAATGACAAGATGCTTAAGAAAACGTGGGTGTTCTCTAACATACTCAATCGCCATCTCTTGTTCATCGTCGTCCATCTCATTCACTTCATGTGGTGCATCCTCAGAATAGACATCCTTAGCCAAATTTTTTGCCAATACATATGATTCAGGATGGATCCTTGTATCCTCAAGCAGATCAATGATCTGAGCACTGGCTGCAGCCGCACCACTCCGCCGTACACGTAAGAACCCAGAAGCATTCATGAATACTTTCCTGCCTAGAGGCTTTACAAGCTCCTTGCGGCTAAAAATTGATCCCTCTCTTACCAGATCTTTCTGCAAAGCTGAAGCTTTGCGCGGGCCCAGACCAGCAATAAATTGTAAAGTCGAGAAATGCCACTCATGGCTAGCAGCAAGATTAACATCAAAACCTGTCTGATTTGTTGCATCAACCATTACTTGCTCAACAATCTCATACTTCTCATCAGGAGTAAGAAATTGTTCAAGAGCTTGCAGTTTCCAAGAGAGTATCTCTTTTCCAGGTCCACACAGTGTTGCAATCATTGCCAATGGATTCTGAAGATAACGTCCAAGCGCCACAGCACGCTTCACAATACCTGTACCATGGTTGAGACATAAAGATAGAACAGCTGTTAATAAAGTACATATCAGAAGAGAACAGTAAACTACCATGTTTCTACTATACCTGAttgtccaggaagttgatcCGAAGATATTCGTGAGTTCTCATACAAGCGAGGCACAGACTCGTCACCATAGACGATGGCTAAATTTTCCATTTGTGGGTTAACATCTCTTGGATGATCTTCTACAATTCTAAAAATAACCTAACACAAGGACAAATGAAATTTAAAACAAACTTGCACAACAGCTATTTAGAGCATAAACGAAAATTTCACCAACCAGTTTACCCACAATGGGAAATGGCAACTGTACCCAAATATGTTCACATTTATAGCAACTGTAGTCGGCGCTACAAATGCAAAGCCTCATAACCATGCAGACAACCACGTAGAGCCATACTATCTACCATAATATCTAGCAATATTTGGTATTCTACATAGTATAAGAACAAGGGATATAAGCAAACTAAACAGCAACAGTCATGTCAGGAAATATGCAATTAGAATTTCTAATTATCTGTGCAAAGCATGCAATAGATAGATGAATATAGGTTGAACTCCCACCATTACAAGCAAAAAAGAATAGAGAAATATGAAATGGGAAAGATAAAAAGTCAACAAAGGACAACCTACAGTAAACTTCCAATGAAAAGTGTGTACCCACCAGTTGAACCCAATACATTTCATCAGACCTAATAGGTTGGCATGCTGCATCTAAGAAGGAACAATATTGGGACAAGCCTACAAGGAGAAACCCAAGACTCCAGGAGACAATGACTACAAAACCAAAGGAAGAAAAATGCTGCATGGAACAAAGACAATAACTGAACATATATGGAGCTCTGGAAGGCAAGGTGAACAGAGGATATTGTAACTACAAAACCAGTTGCAACAAAATGTCTGCAAATGCTGCTAGTAACACCATCTCCATATAATGGTAAATATGTGATATGCCACTTGGATAAACTCTAATCCCAGATCTGCCACAGCTAAAACAAATATCCCATACTGTGATGGTGCAACTGTATCCAAAAATAAACATTGTACTTGTTCTAACATGACTAGAAATTTATTTACACACGCAAAACAAAGACCAATTGATACCTCATAAATATCATCCTTGAGTTGTCTGCAATTGTAGTTTGACGCTCCTACGCATACAACATTTGGTTGATGATCAGTCATGAACTTTAAAACTCGCTGCTGGTCATTCTTCTTCCGCTGCGTTTCAGCAACTCCTTGAGACCTGTTACTGATAGAACCTGCATATAGAACATCAACCAATTCTCCTGACGAGTCTAGCATTACAAAGGTGGTTGCTGGCTTCCCAGGACCCCAGCAGCAGGCCATAACTCTCAACTCCGATTCATCATCCAAATCAATGTCAGTATCCTTCTTGTCTgcatccttcttcttccaaGGAGCAACAGTAACCTTGTTCCACAACTGTTTCCCATATTCCATATGGAGCCAATGTTTGGCTTTTGCTGTCAAAAGAGATCGAGCCTCCTTTTCCATTGATGGAAGGAGGAAATTAAAGAAGGCATCATCCAGTATCATCTTCCGTTGCTCATCCCACAATTGTGCAGACTTACTGACACAGTCACTTAGGTAATTCTCGCGTGCATCAGACATGAGTTCTTTCTTTGCATTTTCAGGCAGTTTTACGGTAACCTTGAGGAGCTTTTCTTCCTCCGCTTTCTGAATAAGTAGCCACTGTGCATCTACAAACTTGCACAGTGGTTTCTCTCTCAGCCACTTTACACCAGATAGTTGATGATATGGATCTATGATCGTATTGCCCTCATGTGTGGGACTCGTTGACACAACTGCTTTATTCATGAAGATGCCTCGAATATGCTTTCTTATAATTGGTTCACAACCTATCTCGACTGCTGCCTGATAATAAAGACAAGCCAAGGGAAATGGAATATTGTTTTCAGCTCAAATGAACCTAAATAAAGTTTTACAGGCTATAAAGAATGGTCAAGATTGTGGGATCTATTGGATACCATGTGTCTCGCACCACGAAGAACATCTTGTGCTGTTTCAAACATTGCACAAGTGAAATTTGCAGCAACCTCTTCAGGCGAACGTTTCCCACTATCAAGCTCGCCTGCTTCCTGAAAGAAAAACGTACACATATGGTGTTAAAACACGAAATCATTTTTATAGAACATAAAATGTATGCAAGCAAGGGATAGGTTGAGTAGGGTATTGTCCCAAAATAAAATGTCAGTAAGGTCACATACAGGTATTTTTGTTAATGTCAGATGGTGACCTAATTGCTCAGCACTACGTCCAAATTGGCTGGCAACCTCCCATAACCCTGCCTTGTGACAGATACTGTACAAGGATTTCCTTTTTGGCCGTTTAaattgtccttcttcttcaactTCACCTGGAGGAAAGTGTAAATTGAATTTTGCATCAACATCTTCCACCTCTTTCTCAGATTTAGCATCCTTCAGCGCTTCAATGATGGAATTATATAGTTGCCGGTTTAGTTCCTGCCTTGTGACATCATCTATCCTCCGTTTCTCATCATCAAATCTCTTTTCATAATACAACTCTAAAGCGACCTTGCGCTTCTGAAGAAGTAGCCACTTTCTGTCTAAGGTCTGAACTGCCCAGAGTAGCTATATGTATAGAACATAAGAATTGTGTTAACAATTGCAGATAGTAAATTCATGGTGAGGAGCTAATATTTGGTGAATAATACTTACTTTATGCCACCTCATTTTGGGTGCACCCTTTTTTTTATCCTGGTCATCGGAATCTGGATTTTTATTAACCTGGTCATTGGAATCCGGATTTTTATTATCCTCGTCATTGGAATCAGGATCTCTTAACAGGCTTGGGCACATCTCTTTTCTATACATTGCAATGAATGGAATCTGACAGATAACAAAAACTATATCAAGAAAGCAACATAACAGATTGGGAAGCGAACTAGCGTAATTTTCCATActtcaaatttgttgacatgcaACATGTTCAGGACGTTAACAATATCCTTCTGGTCAATATCCTTGTTCACGTGCTCATTACCAAAAAGGGACAGAAACCCATCCCCAGTTAGTTGGCTGTGAATCCATACACTTTCTTCCTCAACCATTGTGGTATCCGTTGGAGGATAGCCAGTCAATTCTTCAGACAGCTGCCAAAAGAGCAACGAATTAGATTTATGTTGCAAACTTCAAGATTTGAGTCCAAAATTAAGTCAAATGGCACATACCTGTATCCTCTCAGGCACatcattttcttttatttgctcATCTTTTGTTGTCATATACTTCTCTGCAAGAATAAATGGCTCAAACTCATCTTCAAGCCTCTTGCCCCTCAACTCA containing:
- the LOC120665060 gene encoding transcription elongation factor SPT6 homolog isoform X2 — its product is MGRTVLSDDEEDDIEEVDEEEPRSSRRDRDDDDDDEEDDEEGQDEFEKDGFIVDDEDEEDEEGEEEEHKSDDEKRKKKRKKKRESEDFMLDEDDYMLLQDNNITGISRPKPGNKFKRLKKAGRESEMDEHGLSDDDGTGKKRTGEERVEYSLFGDAQDAVSYEEDIIEDDQQVDETEEPDDEEDEMADFIVEEDEIDGNGQVVRRKKFKKKVPRQAAGVSSSALQEAQDIFGDVDDLLARRKQEMEREAINSGELRGKRLEDEFEPFILAEKYMTTKDEQIKENDVPERIQLSEELTGYPPTDTTMVEEESVWIHSQLTGDGFLSLFGNEHVNKDIDQKDIVNVLNMLHVNKFEIPFIAMYRKEMCPSLLRDPDSNDEDNKNPDSNDQVNKNPDSDDQDKKKGAPKMRWHKLLWAVQTLDRKWLLLQKRKVALELYYEKRFDDEKRRIDDVTRQELNRQLYNSIIEALKDAKSEKEVEDVDAKFNLHFPPGEVEEEGQFKRPKRKSLYSICHKAGLWEVASQFGRSAEQLGHHLTLTKIPEAGELDSGKRSPEEVAANFTCAMFETAQDVLRGARHMAAVEIGCEPIIRKHIRGIFMNKAVVSTSPTHEGNTIIDPYHQLSGVKWLREKPLCKFVDAQWLLIQKAEEEKLLKVTVKLPENAKKELMSDARENYLSDCVSKSAQLWDEQRKMILDDAFFNFLLPSMEKEARSLLTAKAKHWLHMEYGKQLWNKVTVAPWKKKDADKKDTDIDLDDESELRVMACCWGPGKPATTFVMLDSSGELVDVLYAGSISNRSQGVAETQRKKNDQQRVLKFMTDHQPNVVCVGASNYNCRQLKDDIYEVIFRIVEDHPRDVNPQMENLAIVYGDESVPRLYENSRISSDQLPGQSGIVKRAVALGRYLQNPLAMIATLCGPGKEILSWKLQALEQFLTPDEKYEIVEQVMVDATNQTGFDVNLAASHEWHFSTLQFIAGLGPRKASALQKDLVREGSIFSRKELVKPLGRKVFMNASGFLRVRRSGAAAASAQIIDLLEDTRIHPESYVLAKNLAKDVYSEDAPHEVNEMDDDEQEMAIEYVREHPRFLKHLVIDEYIKSIPEEFRKKETLEDIRKELLCGFSDWRTLYTEPSPDEEFWMLSGETEDTISEGRIVQVTVRNIQESKIICTFDSGLKAIVMADNYSDEGFDPASSQLHEGDVLTGKIRNVNKNRFMVYLTCKASEMRRRPFSRGDQDPYYHEQDMTSQTVEDKARKQKELAKKHFKPRMIVHPHFQNLTAEEAMQFLSDKEPGEKVIRPSSRGPSFLTLTLKISDGVFAHKEITEGGKDHKDITSLLRLGKTLTIDNETFEDLDEVIDRYVDPLVGHLKSMLSYRKFRKGLKNDVDELLRAEKAENPMRIVYSFGISHEHPGTFILSYIRSTNPHHEYVGLYPKGFRFRKRDFDNIDRLVSYFQKNIDKPPPDAGPSMRNVAAMVPMKNSAWGSGGGVAGANDGWKGDGNSDRDRSFSGRSGGRFDSRNNSGGRGRGRGRGRGNFGNDDNGGGWSGGGGGNSGGWTDNIGSGGSSWGVGGNGGGSGGGDAAGWGGAGGDNNSGGGGWGTVVGGTDGAGGGSGGGWGATAGGSNDSGWGSAKKAVSAQDGGSGWGSGGGGGW
- the LOC120665060 gene encoding transcription elongation factor SPT6 homolog isoform X3, with protein sequence MGRTVLSDDEDDIEEVDEEEPRSSRRDRDDDDDDEEDDEEGQDEFEKDGFIVDDEDEEDEEGEEEEHKSDDEKRKKKRKKKRESEDFMLDEDDYMLLQDNNITGISRPKPGNKFKRLKKAGRESEMDEHGLSDDDGTGKKRTGEERVEYSLFGDAQGNAVSYEEDIIEDDQQVDETEEPDDEEDEMADFIVEEDEIDGNGQVVRRKKFKKKVPRQAAGVSSSALQEAQDIFGDVDDLLARRKQEMEREAINSGELRGKRLEDEFEPFILAEKYMTTKDEQIKENDVPERIQLSEELTGYPPTDTTMVEEESVWIHSQLTGDGFLSLFGNEHVNKDIDQKDIVNVLNMLHVNKFEIPFIAMYRKEMCPSLLRDPDSNDEDNKNPDSNDQVNKNPDSDDQDKKKGAPKMRWHKLLWAVQTLDRKWLLLQKRKVALELYYEKRFDDEKRRIDDVTRQELNRQLYNSIIEALKDAKSEKEVEDVDAKFNLHFPPGEVEEEGQFKRPKRKSLYSICHKAGLWEVASQFGRSAEQLGHHLTLTKIPEAGELDSGKRSPEEVAANFTCAMFETAQDVLRGARHMAAVEIGCEPIIRKHIRGIFMNKAVVSTSPTHEGNTIIDPYHQLSGVKWLREKPLCKFVDAQWLLIQKAEEEKLLKVTVKLPENAKKELMSDARENYLSDCVSKSAQLWDEQRKMILDDAFFNFLLPSMEKEARSLLTAKAKHWLHMEYGKQLWNKVTVAPWKKKDADKKDTDIDLDDESELRVMACCWGPGKPATTFVMLDSSGELVDVLYAGSISNRSQGVAETQRKKNDQQRVLKFMTDHQPNVVCVGASNYNCRQLKDDIYEVIFRIVEDHPRDVNPQMENLAIVYGDESVPRLYENSRISSDQLPGQSGIVKRAVALGRYLQNPLAMIATLCGPGKEILSWKLQALEQFLTPDEKYEIVEQVMVDATNQTGFDVNLAASHEWHFSTLQFIAGLGPRKASALQKDLVREGSIFSRKELVKPLGRKVFMNASGFLRVRRSGAAAASAQIIDLLEDTRIHPESYVLAKNLAKDVYSEDAPHEVNEMDDDEQEMAIEYVREHPRFLKHLVIDEYIKSIPEEFRKKETLEDIRKELLCGFSDWRTLYTEPSPDEEFWMLSGETEDTISEGRIVQVTVRNIQESKIICTFDSGLKAIVMADNYSDEGFDPASSQLHEGDVLTGKIRNVNKNRFMVYLTCKASEMRRRPFSRGDQDPYYHEQDMTSQTVEDKARKQKELAKKHFKPRMIVHPHFQNLTAEEAMQFLSDKEPGEKVIRPSSRGPSFLTLTLKISDGVFAHKEITEGGKDHKDITSLLRLGKTLTIDNETFEDLDEVIDRYVDPLVGHLKSMLSYRKFRKGLKNDVDELLRAEKAENPMRIVYSFGISHEHPGTFILSYIRSTNPHHEYVGLYPKGFRFRKRDFDNIDRLVSYFQKNIDKPPPDAGPSMRNVAAMVPMKNSAWGSGGGVAGANDGWKGDGNSDRDRSFSGRSGGRFDSRNNSGGRGRGRGRGRGNFGNDDNGGGWSGGGGGNSGGWTDNIGSGGSSWGVGGNGGGSGGGDAAGWGGAGGDNNSGGGGWGTVVGGTDGAGGGSGGGWGATAGGSNDSGWGSAKKAVSAQDGGSGWGSGGGGGW